The nucleotide sequence TGTCGAGGTGATCGTGACACCGGGTACGGTCGGGGCGCTCGGCCCGGCGTAGGTGATGCGGATCGGAATTCGTGCGCCGGCCGGCGTGCTCACGTCGAACAGTGCCGGATCCAGGAATCGACCGAGGTAGGGCCGCGCGGCATTGGGGATGACGTAGGTGTGGGTCGGTGTCGAAATGGTCTGGAATGCCGCCCCGACGCCGTTGCGGGCTGCCGGCAGTCCCTGCAATGTCGTGCGGCCCCGGGAGTCACGCCGTACCCGGATGCTGTCCCCCGTGATCAGCGTGACGCCCCGGTCGGTCGGAGCGAGGGGGACGAGCGTCGACAAACCTGTGCCCGCAACGGACGTCGCCGCCCGGCCGACGCTACCCGATGCCTCCCCTGGAACCGTCCACCCGACGAGAACAGCAACCGCACACGCAAACGCCAGTACTCGACGCATCAACTACCCCCGGTTCGATGAAGGACCTCATCGTGTACCCGAACCTGTGAGTACGCCAGCAACTACACCCGTTCAGACCAGATTCGGCCTGATCGTCGGCGGCAAACGTGTTGTGGTGACTGAATTACCAGGCGGACCTTGGTGGAGGTAGTACGTCAGGAAGGGTCGGTCCGCTCGCCGGCAGCCGCCAGAGCCGTGGCGGGCCGGCCACGGGAGAAGAGCATGCCTTCGTCCTGCAAACGGCCCCGACGTATCAGCACCACGTCGCGCAGGTAGTTCTGGTACAGCCGCCACGGGGCCCGCCGTCCCTGTCGGGGCAACTGATCGAGGGCACGTTGGACGTAGCCGGCCTGGAAGTCCATGAACGGCTGGTCGGCCGGCTCGTCGGTCGGCGGTTGCGGGGTGGCCCGGTCGTAGCCGTGGCGGTCCAGATACTTGATCAGGCGGGTGACGTATCGACTGACCAGGTCGGCCTTGAGGGTCCAGGAGCTGTTGGTGTACCCGACGACGAGGTTGAAGTTGGGCACCCCGCACAACATCATGCCCTTGTAGGCGACGGTCCGGCCGAGGTCGATGGGCTTGCCGTCCAGGCTCAACTTCATCCCGCCGATCGGCAGCATCGTCAATCCGGTCGCGGTGATGACGATGTCGGCGGCCAACTCTCGGCCCGACCGCAGGCGGATGCCATGCGGGGTGAAGGTTTCGATCTGATCGGTCACCACGTCGGCGTGACCCGAGGAGAGCGCCTGGAACAGGTCGCCGTCCGGCACCAGACACAATCGCTGGTCCCACGGGTCGTACGGCGGGCTGAAATTGGCGTCGACGTCGTATCCGTTAGGGAGCGCCTGCTGCAGACCTTTTCGGATGAGCGCCTTCATCGCCGCCGGGCGGCGACGGGCAAACTGGTAGGACGCGACCCCGGCCAGGATGCTCTTCCATCGAAGGACGGAATGGGCAACGCGCGCAGGTACGACGCGTGGCAGCTTCTCGCCCAGCGGATCGACGGCCGGCTGGGACACGATGTAGCCGGGCGTGCGTTGCAGCATGGTGACGTGCTCGGCGAGCTGGGCCAGACTGGGGACGAGCGTGACGGCGGTGGCCCCGCTGCCCACGACCACCACCCGGCGTCCGCTCCAGTCCAGATCGGCCGGCCACTGCTGCGGGTGGACGAACGTTCCGCGGAAGTTCTGCTCACCCGGCAGTTCGGGTCGGTGACCGGCGGAATAGTCGTAGTACCCCGAGCACACCGACAACCAGTTGCAGGTGAACCTCACGGTCGCGCCGGTGTCGACCAGCTCCACGCTCACGGTCCACCGGGCGTCCTCGCCTTCCCAGTCCGCGGAGAGCACCCGATGACCGAAGCGCACCGACCGGTCCACCCCCAGCTCGCGAGCGGTGTCCTGCACGTACTGCCGGATCGAGGCACCGTCGGCGATCGAGCGCGAACCGGTCCAGGGACGGAACGAGTACCCGAGGGTGAACATCGACGAATCGGAGCGCACGCCCGGATATCGGAACAGGTCCCAGGTGCCGCCGATCACCTGGCGGGCCTCCAGGATCGCGAAGGTCTTCCCGGGGCACTCCTGCTTCAACAGACACGCAGCCCCGATGCCGGACAGGCCGGCGCCGACGATCAGGACGTCCACGTGGGTCGCATCGGGTATTTCGGAATCGGACGTGCGATCGATCATGGTCTGGCTCCCAACGAAAGTGATCCTTGCATCATGTGCCCGGCCGCCCGCGGAACGCGGGGTCGATCGGCGATGAACGACGACCGGGATGGCGCATCTACTCTCCGAACCCGGTGCCGACGGTCAGGTGTTCCCAGGCGTCCACCTCTGCACTCAAACCGTTGGCCACGGCACGGAAGCCGTCGAGCGAGTCCTGCCCGAGGAGCAGCATGAACGGTGAATCCGCGGCCTCCACAGCCGCGATCATCGCCTGCGCGGCCCTGACCGGATCACCGGGTTGGGTGCCGTGCACCCGGTCGTTCTCCTTGCGGCGCGGGCCGGCGGTCTCGGCATAGTCGGCGATGCTGCCGGGCGACTGCTGGAGGGAGCGGCCCGCGAAATCGGTCCGGAAGCCGCCGGGTTCCACCACCATCACCTTGATCCCGAGGGGCGTGACCTCCTTCAGCAGGGACGCCGACACCGCCTCCAGGGCCGCCTTGCTGGCGGCGTAGTAGCCGGATCCGGGCGGTGCGACCCTGGCGCCGATCGAGGAGATGTTGACGATCGCGCCCGCACGTCGGCCGCGCATCCCCGGCAGGACGGCCTTGGTCATGGAGATCGCACCGAACAGGTTGGTGTCGAACAGGTGTCGGACCTCGGAGTCGTCACCCTCCTCCACTGCGGCGCGGTACCCGTAGCCGGCGTTGTTCACCAGGACGTCCACCGATCCGAAACGCTCGTGCGCCGCTTCGACGGCGCGGGTGACCTGCGCCGGATCGGTGACGTCCAGCTCCACCGCGTACGCCGTATCCGGGTGGGACTCCTGCAGGTCCTCGACATTCGCGACGTCGCGGGCGGTGACCACCGCGTTGTCGCCGTGGTCGAGTACCGCTTCGGCCAGCGCGCGACCGAGCCCGGTCGAGCATCCGGTGATCAGCCAGGTAGACATGTGAGCCTCTCCTTCGGTGGATGTGGTGCCTGAGATGGATCCGTCGAAACTTGTGGGGCCGTCAGTTCGGGCACCTGGAGGTCCCACAGCGAGCTACCTGGCTGCTCAGCAGGGAGGCAGCCCGGCCGGGAGGCCGGGAGGCCGGGAGGCCGGGAGGCCGGGAGGCCGGGAGGCCGGGAGGCCGGGAGGCCGGGAGGCCGGGAGGCCGGGAGGCCGGGAGAGAATCCTAGACGGCTACGGGCAGGCGGCGCGGACCGCGCAGGATGGTGCCCGGACGCATGATGACCGGCCCGGCCGACCGGAGGTTCGGGAATCGGACGGCCAGTGCCCGGAACGCTGCGGTCAACTCCATCCTGGCCAGGGCCGCTCCCAGGCAGTAGTGGATCCCACCGGAGAAGGCCAGATGATCCGCAGCATTGCTCCGCGTGATGTCGAACCGGTCCGGATCGGCGAACACAGCTGGATCACGGTTCGCCGCCGCCAGCATGAGCAACACCCACTGGCCCCGTGGGACCGGCACCCCGGCCAGCTCCACCGGACCGGTTGCCGTCAGCAGGACCCGCGCCGTCTGCTGCACCGGCGGGTCGAACCGAAGCACTTCCTCGGCGACTGCGGACGCACGGGAAGGGTCTGCCACCAACAGCTCCCACTGCTCACGATCGGCCAGCAGTGCACGAACCCCGTTGCCGATCGCGTTCACGGTCGTCTCGAAACCGGCCAACAGCAGAAGGCCGACCAGGGACGACAATTCCGCAGTGGTGATCTGCTCACCCTGCTGGGCCAGCAAGGCGGACGTCAGATCGTCACCTGGTCGTTCGGCGGCCCGGACCAGCAGTGCAGCGAAGCTCGCCCGCATCTCCCGATCGGCCAGGAACAACTCGACCGCGTGCCGCAGCGAATGCACCCCGTCCAGGGCTGACGCGACCGTTGCGCCGACCCGGCGAAGTCGGTCGGGTTCGTCGGCGAGGCCGAGCATCTCGGTGATCACCGCGATCGGCAGCGGCGAGGCGAACGCCGACACCAGATCGAAACTGTCCCGACCGACGACCTGGTCCAGCAACCGGTCGATGGAGGCCTCGACGAGCTTCTCGTAGCCCGTCATCCGGCGAGGGGTGAAAGCCGGAGCCGCGAGCCGCCGGAGGCGTTGGTGATCAGGCGGATTGAGAGCCAGCAGGGACAGGTCCAGCATGTCCTCGCCGGGCCGCGGCGCAGACGGGTCGGTCACCCCGAAGGAGCGACTGCGCAGCACCTGCTGGCACACCTCGTAGCTGGTGGTGCTCAGATTGCCCAACCGGGTCGGGAGCACCGGCCCCTGCCGGCGCATCCGTTCGTAGATGGCGTGCGGATCGGCCTGCCCCATGGCCAGGTGAAGTTGGCTGAGCGGATCACCTCTCAGCAATCCATGGTAGAGATTCTGGGCCCGGTTCTGGTAGATGGCGACGGCGAAACGGCCGACTCCGGCCACCTGACGGGTTACCTGCTGCACACTCACGGCCATCTCTCGAGTATGCCCCTGACGCCCGGCGGGTCAGATCCGGTCGGCCACCCGGAGGATCGCCGCCGCGAACTGTGCCGCCGCCTCCAGCGGCGTGAAATGACCGACCCCGTCCACCTCCTCGAGCGTGACGTCACCGAAGAACTCCGGGAGCCGGTCGGACCACTCCCGTGGAAACAACGGGTCGTGCTCCGGCCACAGCACGTGCGTCGGCGTTCTGATGCGGTCACCCGGGTCGGGTGCCGATTCGGCGAGGGACACCGCCACGGCCCCGGCGCCGGCCCGGTACCAGGCGATGGACGCGGTGAACGCACCCGGCGGGCCGTAGACGGAGACGAGGTGGTCCAGGTCGCTCTCGGAGAGGGTGAACCCCGGCCCAGACCAGTGATCCCAGAAGTGCCGGAGGTAGGTGCGGACAGCTTCCGGGTGCCCGTCCATCAACTGCTGCGCCAGCGGAAGTCGATGCAGGGACTGG is from Nakamurella sp. PAMC28650 and encodes:
- a CDS encoding flavin-containing monooxygenase; the encoded protein is MPDATHVDVLIVGAGLSGIGAACLLKQECPGKTFAILEARQVIGGTWDLFRYPGVRSDSSMFTLGYSFRPWTGSRSIADGASIRQYVQDTARELGVDRSVRFGHRVLSADWEGEDARWTVSVELVDTGATVRFTCNWLSVCSGYYDYSAGHRPELPGEQNFRGTFVHPQQWPADLDWSGRRVVVVGSGATAVTLVPSLAQLAEHVTMLQRTPGYIVSQPAVDPLGEKLPRVVPARVAHSVLRWKSILAGVASYQFARRRPAAMKALIRKGLQQALPNGYDVDANFSPPYDPWDQRLCLVPDGDLFQALSSGHADVVTDQIETFTPHGIRLRSGRELAADIVITATGLTMLPIGGMKLSLDGKPIDLGRTVAYKGMMLCGVPNFNLVVGYTNSSWTLKADLVSRYVTRLIKYLDRHGYDRATPQPPTDEPADQPFMDFQAGYVQRALDQLPRQGRRAPWRLYQNYLRDVVLIRRGRLQDEGMLFSRGRPATALAAAGERTDPS
- a CDS encoding oxidoreductase, with the protein product MSTWLITGCSTGLGRALAEAVLDHGDNAVVTARDVANVEDLQESHPDTAYAVELDVTDPAQVTRAVEAAHERFGSVDVLVNNAGYGYRAAVEEGDDSEVRHLFDTNLFGAISMTKAVLPGMRGRRAGAIVNISSIGARVAPPGSGYYAASKAALEAVSASLLKEVTPLGIKVMVVEPGGFRTDFAGRSLQQSPGSIADYAETAGPRRKENDRVHGTQPGDPVRAAQAMIAAVEAADSPFMLLLGQDSLDGFRAVANGLSAEVDAWEHLTVGTGFGE
- a CDS encoding cytochrome P450, with amino-acid sequence MAVSVQQVTRQVAGVGRFAVAIYQNRAQNLYHGLLRGDPLSQLHLAMGQADPHAIYERMRRQGPVLPTRLGNLSTTSYEVCQQVLRSRSFGVTDPSAPRPGEDMLDLSLLALNPPDHQRLRRLAAPAFTPRRMTGYEKLVEASIDRLLDQVVGRDSFDLVSAFASPLPIAVITEMLGLADEPDRLRRVGATVASALDGVHSLRHAVELFLADREMRASFAALLVRAAERPGDDLTSALLAQQGEQITTAELSSLVGLLLLAGFETTVNAIGNGVRALLADREQWELLVADPSRASAVAEEVLRFDPPVQQTARVLLTATGPVELAGVPVPRGQWVLLMLAAANRDPAVFADPDRFDITRSNAADHLAFSGGIHYCLGAALARMELTAAFRALAVRFPNLRSAGPVIMRPGTILRGPRRLPVAV
- a CDS encoding alpha/beta fold hydrolase — protein: MLTTSGTDGFQLAYDRHGSGSRAVLLLHGWPGDRRDYRHVVPLLSDRFDVVVPDLRGFGASDKHRAEPAEQYSAAAQARSIVALIDELGLERPVVAGYDIGSRVAQAIARRSPGLVGALMVSPPLPGIAGRVLAARTQAEFWYQSLHRLPLAQQLMDGHPEAVRTYLRHFWDHWSGPGFTLSESDLDHLVSVYGPPGAFTASIAWYRAGAGAVAVSLAESAPDPGDRIRTPTHVLWPEHDPLFPREWSDRLPEFFGDVTLEEVDGVGHFTPLEAAAQFAAAILRVADRI